A window of uncultured Gellertiella sp. genomic DNA:
CCCGGTTTCCCGCAAGGCCTCCTCCACCACTGTGATGATGTTGTCATTGCGCAGGTCCTGCACCGACAGATTGACGGAAACGGCCATGTCACCGGGCCAGGTGACGCAATCGCGGCAGGCCTGCTGGATGACGAAACGGGTGATGTCGGAGACGATGCCCATTTCTTCGGCGATCTGGATGAAACTGGTGGGCGGAATCGCGCCGCGTTCGGGATGGATCCAGCGTGACAGCGCCTCGCAACATTCCATCACCTCGCCATCCGGACGGTACATCGGCTGATAGACAAGATGCAGCTCGCCCGCCTCCACCGCATCGCGCAGTTCCACCTTCAGGCGTTGCCGGTCGATATAGCGCGCATCCATTTCCTGTTCGAAGGACGCGCAGGTGCCGCGCGCCTTGAACTTCGCCTCGAACAGGGCGAGGTCGACCTTGATCTGCCATTCTTCCATGCGGAATTGCGATTGCGGCGTGACCAGCGATCCGCCACTGAAGCTGATGCGCATCTGCGAGCCGTCGACATCATAGGTGCCGCGCATGTCGCCATGCACCTGACGAATCCGGGCATCCAGGTCCTCGACCGAGCCGCTTCCCGGCAGGCAGACAACGAACTGGTCGCCCATCAACCGACCGACCAGGGCTCCCTCGCCTGCCACCGCCCGCAGCCGTCCGGCAATCTGGCACAGCAGCCGGTCGCCTGCCACATGGCCCTTCATGTCATTGACATGCTTGAACTCATCCACATCGAGAACCACCAGGCCGATGAGATCATTGCCCTTCAGCCGGGACAGGTTTTCAAGCAGCGTCTCGCCGAAGAATTCCCGGTTGGGCAGGCCGGTCAGAGGGTCATAGCGCACCATGTGCAGCACCCGCCGCTCGGCGCGCACACGGGCCGTCACATCTTCGAAAATCAGCACCACCACCCCGTCGGGACGACGGCTGGCGGAAAATTCGAGAAACAGGTCATCGGAATATTGCACAAGGGTTCTGGACAGGGTGCCATCCACCAGTTGCGCCAATTGCCGGTGGATGAGGGCCGGCAGCGATCCGTCGATGAAGGCATGCCGCGCACCATAGCGCAGCACCAGATCGAGATCGCAATCCTTCAGCCTGTCCTGATCGCCGAGCTTCAGGAGATCGCAGGCCTTGCGGTTCACGACGAGAATGCGGTTGTTGGCATCCAGCATGAACAGGCCATGCGGCATGTTGTTCAGCGCCATGTCGAAACGGTCGACCAGTTCGGCCATGTCGCGCGACGCAATGACATTCTTGTAAAGAAAGTCACGCACCCCGTTGGCCATCATCCGGGTGGTGAGCAGGAACGGGATGAGGAGCGCCGCAAAGGCGACCATGAAGGGGTCCATGACCAGGATGAAACCCAGCATGATCGGCAGGCAGGCGGTAAGGGTCTGAAGATTGACCGCACGCGACGAGCCATAATTGCGGCCGACGACAGAAACCATGGAGGCGAGCGTTACCGCAATGCAGGCCAGAATCGCAAACTGGTCGCGGGCAAAGACAATCGCATAGGCACTGCCGATCCCCAGAATGGCCGTGGTGGTGACGCCACCCCAGAGATAGCGGTTTTCCCAGTTGGCAATATCAAGACGCGTCAACCGGGACTTGCCCGCCGCGTCGAATTGCTGGAACCAGTAGATCCGGAAAATGCACACGGACATGAAGATGGCGGTCAGCCAGATATAGAAGGGATCTCTCGTCTTGGCGTAAATGGCGCCATAGGTCAGGATGTGGACGATCATCCCGGTGAACAGGGTTTTCCGGTTTCCAAACAGCGAACTGACGAAAGACAGATAGACATCTGTCGGTACGGCGTTCGGACTCTGGATCTTCATGAGGAGTCCCCCCTGCCCGGTGCTGACGGGGCCATCCTGACCCCGGCATTCGCCACTGGCAGCACGAAAAGTTATCAGGCCACAGGCGCGAAGGCACCAGTACGGCCCTGTTGATCCGGGCAATCTACCGTGAACGTTTTAACGAATAACTTCTGAATCCGGGCGCTTTGAGTTGAATATTCCAATTTTTCAGCAAAAAGGCACACCGGGAATTGTAGTTCCGCGCAAATGGAGCAACTGAAAGGAAATAATTCTGCGTCTCCTCCGATCCCGTCGCCTTCTCCGCTTAAACATTTGCGCTGCCGGCCTCGACGCGATCAACGGTTGCCAAGCCACGGCAATTGCGCTTGGATGGACCCGACCGGCAAAGACCGGTTCGGTGCGACCCGGCTGGAGACGGACAGCACCTGCGTGCGGGAGGGACGATGAAAAGCATTCTCAAGCTGAGTGCGGCGATTGATGCCGTCAGCCAGACCATGGGATGGATTGCCGAATATATGGTGCTCGCCTGTGCACTGCTGTCGGCGGGCAATGCGATCTCCCGTTATCTGTTCAACATCAGCTCCAATGCGATGCTGGAGATCCAGTGGTACCTGTTTGCCTTCGTGGTGCTGATGGGGGCCTCCCATACCCTGCGGCGCAACGAGCATGTGCGGGTCGATCTGATCTATGGCAGCGTCTCGGACCGGGCGCGGCTTTATATCGATGCCTTCGGGCTGGTGCTGTTCCTCATTCCCGCCTGTCTCTATCTCGCCTGGATCTGCTGGCCGTTCTTTGCGCTGTCTCTTGCGCAGGGCGAAATGTCGCAAAATGCCGGCGGGCTGATCCGCTGGCCGGTGAAGCTGGTGCTTGTCGCCGGTTTCGTGCTGCTGGCGCTGCAGGGCCTGTCGGAACTAATCAAGCGCATCGCCGCCCTGACCGGGCAGATGCAGATCGACACGACCTACGAAAAACCCCTGCAGTAACACCGGTCCGGCGAAAGGCTCCCCATGTTCGACTACGGTATTCTGCCGCCGCTGATGTTTGTCGGCATGGTTCTGTTCATGCTCTACGGTTTTCCGGTTGCCTTCTCGCTCTCCGCCGTCGGCCTGTTTTTCGGGCTGGTGGGCGTGGCGACCGGCCATTTCGACCTGGTCTTCCTGCATTCCCTGCCCTTCCGCTTCTTCGGCATCATTTCCAACGACCTGCTGCTGGCCATTCCCTTCTTCACCCTGATGGGGGCGATCCTCGAGCGCTGCGGGCTGGCCGAAGACCTGCTGGAGGGGACCGGAAAACTGTTCGGCTCGATCCCCGGCGGGCTTGCCTATGCGGTGATCGTGGTGGGTGCCATCCTCGGCGCCATTACCGGCACGGTGGCGGCCTCGGTGATCACCATGGGGGTGATCTCGCTGCCGGTGATGCTGCGCTATGGCTATAACACAAGGCTTGCCACCGGCGTCATCGCCGCCTCCGGCACCATCACCCAGGTGATCCCGCCCTCGCTGGTGCTGGTGGTGCTTGCCGACCAGCTCGGCAAGTCGGTCGGCGACATGTATCTCGGTGCCATCGGCCCGTCGATCCTGCAGGTGGCGATCTTCATTCTCTACATCCTGGTCCTGTCGGTCATGCGACCGCATCTGATGCCGCCGCTGCCGCTGGAGGCGCGTGGCAAGCTCGATGCCAGACTGGTGTTTCGGGTGCTGGCCGGGATGATCCCGTCGATCGTGCTGATCTTCCTGGTGCTCGGTACCATCTTCATCGGCCTTGCGACGCCGACGGAGGCGGGCGCGCTCGGCGTGGTTGGTGCCATGCTGCTCGCCGCCCTGCATGGCAGACTCACCTGGCCGCTGGTCAAGCAGGCCATGCAGTCGACCATGCATATCACGTCGATGGTGGTGTTCATCCTGATCGGCTCGACCTGCTTCAGCCTGGTCTTTCAGGGCATGAACGGCTCGCTGTGGATCGAGCACATGCTGAGCGGACTGCCGGGCGGCCCCATCGGCTTCCTGATCTTCGTCAACCTCTTCGTCTTCGTGCTCGCCTTCTTCCTCGATTTCTTCGAGATCGCCTTCATCATCATCCCGATGCTGGCCCCCGTCGCGCACAATCTCGGCATCGATCTGGTGTGGTTCGGGGTGCTGCTCTGCGTCAACATGCAGACGAGCTTCATGCATCCGCCCTTCGGCTTTGCGCTCTTCTACCTGCGCAGCATCGCACCGAAGGAGGTCAAGACCTCGGATATCTACATGGGGGCCCTGCCATGGGTCGGCATGCAGCTGATCCTGGTCGCCATCGTCATCTTCTGGCCCTCCTCGGTCACCTACTGGCTGGACAACACACCGAAAGTCGATCCGAATTCGATCAAGATCGAGATCCCCGCCTTCGGCGAGAATGACAAGGGCAAATCGCAGGGCCTGACGGGATTGCCAAGCCTCGGCCTGCCATCGCTGAACGGCCTGCCCGGTGCCCCGGTGATCGGCAAGCCTGCGGGCGCTCCGAAACCCGCCATCGACCTCAGCCAGCCGCCGAAGACCTGAGGCCACGAAAAAGCCCCATCCGCTGAGGCCGCCCTGAAGCTGGCGATGCGAATGGGGCTTGCGATAAAATTGCCCGCCTGAACGATCAGAGCTTTCCGGCGCGCTGCTGGATCATCATGAATGTATCATAGGTATATTCCGACAGCTGCATCCAGAGATAGGCGTCCTTCTTGAAGGCCAGCTGGTCTTCATAGATCTTCTTGAAGGTCGGGTTGGCGGCGGAGATCTCGGCATAGGTTTCGAGCGAGGCCGCATAGCAGGCTTCAAGGATCTCCTGACTGAAGGGCCGCAGCATCGCGCCATCGGCAACCAGCTGCTTCAGGGCCGCCGGGTTCTTCATGTCATAGCGCGCCAGCATGTTGGTATTGGCATAGGCGCAGGCATCTGTCAGCACCGCCTGATACTGTTTCGGCAGGCTGTTCCACTTGTCGAGATTGACCATGGCATGCAGCACCGGGCCACCTTCCCACCAGCCGGGATAGTAGTAGTATTTGGCGACCTTCTGGAAGCCGAGCTTCTGGTCGTCATAGGGGCCAACCCATTCGCAGGCATCGATGGCACCCTTTTCCAGTGCCGGATAGATGTCGCCGCCGGCGATCTGCTGCGGCACGACGCCCATCTTCTGCATGATCTTGCCGGCCATGCCGCCGATGCGCATCTTCAGGCCCTTGAGATCGTCGACGGTGTTGATTTCCTTGCGGAACCATCCCCCCATCTGGGCGCCGGTATTGCCGGCAGGCAGGCCATAGAGGCCCTGGGTCGCGAAGAATTCGTTCATCAGGCTATTGCCATTGCCCTGATAGAACCAGGCATTCTGCAGCCGTGCATTGAGGCCGAAGGGGATGGCGGTGGCGAGCGCGTAGGACGGGTCCTTGCCCCAGTAATAATAGTTGGCGGTATGGGCCATTTCGACCGTGTTGGCGGTCACGGCATCAATGGCCTGCAGACCCGGAACGATTTCGCCCGCCGCAAAGACCTGGATGGTGAAATTGCCGCCGGTTGCATCGGATACATGCTTTGCAATGTCTTCCGCCCCGCCGAAAATCGTATCGAGGCTTTTCGGAAAGGAGGAGGTCATGCGCCAGGAAATCTTCGGATTTTCCTCGGCAATCGCCGGTGCCGCAAGTGCCGATGCCGCAACCGCGCCTGCTCCTGCTGCGCCCGCATTGCGGATAAATGAACGACGATCCATGATTTCTCCCCTTTCGTTGTTTTGCCATGCATCTTGCCACGCAGGCCTGTGGACGAAGCTAACCTTTTTGGCCTTGCCCTTTCAAGCGTTCCTGACGGCAAAAGGGCCTTCTGCCCTCACCTGAAAGCAGAAATGTGGCCTGGGCAGTGCTGGCAGCAAATCTTGCGCATGCCGCAACTTTGCCTGTTTCTTTCAAAATATATTGACTTCACCCCGTTTCTGGGGTCTCAAAAACCTCTCTACCCACTCCAGCGGAGCTTCTTATGTCCAAACCCATCGTCGCCGTCCCTGCGGATATTCGCGCATTTGACGGCACGGACTGGCATAGCGTTCAGGTGCAATATATCAACGCCCTGGTGAAGGTGGCCGATGCCATGGCCTTCATCATTCCGGCGCTCGAACAGGGCAATGACATCGACGCATTGCTCGACCGGGTGGATGGCGTGATGGTGACGGGGTCGGCGACAAATGTGCATCCTTCGCTCTACGGGGCCGAAGCCCGGGTCGAGGATGGCCCCTTCGATCCTGCCCGCGATGCAACCACCCTGCCGCTGATCCGCCGGGCTGTGGAACGTGGCATTCCGCTGCTCTGCATCTGCCGAGGCATCCAGGAAATGAACGTGGCGCTCGGCGGCTCGCTCGCCTCGGAAATTCAGGAACAGCCCGGCATCTGGGATCACCGCAAGCCCGTCACCCCGTCGCGGGACGTGATGTATGCGATCCGCCAGCCTGTTTACATCAAGGAAGGCAGCTGCATCGCCCGGGCGCTCGGCACCGGCGAAATCCAGGTGAACTCGCTGCACCGCCAGGCGATTTCGGCCATCGCGCCGCGCCTGCAGGTCGAGGCGACCGCCGAGGACGGCACCATCGAGGCCGTCTCGGTGATCGATGCCAAAGGCTATGCGGTCGGCGTGCAGTGGCATCCGGAATACTGGGCGGAGACCGACACGCCATCGCGGCGGCTGTTTGAGGATTTCGGCCGGGCCGTGCGCGCCCATGTCGCCGCCCGCAGCAAGGAATTTGTCTGACCGGCAGACATCAGCGGCGGATCGGGCCGGTCGACTGGCGGATGCGCATTTCCGGCTTGATCAGGTGAATGCCATCCGGCTCGTGGCTGCCATCGAGCCGGTCGAGCAGCGCGCGGGCCGCCATCCGTCCGACTTCCGCCTGGCCGTTCCACACCGTGGTCAGCGCCGGCGTGGCAATCGAGGCCTCCTCCAGATCGTCATAGCCGGTGACCGAGATATCCTGACCGGGGACCAGACCGGCGCGGGCAATGCCGTTCATCAACCCGATGGCGACGAGGTCGTTCCAGCAGACGGCGGCGGTCGGCTTTTGCTGCAGGGAGAGGAAATGCACCGCCGCCTCGAAGCCGCCCTGCTTGGAACGGGGGCCGGGGATGCGCAGTTCCGGATCGACCTCTATCCCCGCCTTGCGCAGCGCATTGACATAGCCCTGATAGCGGTCGCGCCCGGTCGAGGTCTGGTCGGTGCCGCCGATCATCGCGATGCAGCGATGGCCAAGGCCGATCAGGTGATTGGTGGCCAGCGAGATGCCGTAGCTGTCATCACCGCGAAAGGTCGGCATGTCGACACCTTCCATCGAGCGGGCGATCAGAATGGCCGGCATGCCGTTTTCTTCCGAAAGGCGCAGGTCTTCCGGCGGCGTGCCGATGGCCGGCGAGACGATCAGCCCGTCGCCGCCAAGCTGCAGCAGGGTTTCGATGAAGGTGCGCTGCTTGTCGACGGAATCATAGTGATTGGACAGGATGAAGGTGTGGCGGCTGCGGTCGAGCTCGCTTTCGATGGCCTTCAGGATTTCCCCGTAGAAGGGGTTCATGATGTCATGCACGACGACACCGACAATGCCGGAGCGCGAGGTGCGCAGGCTGGCCGCGCGGCGATTGTAGATATAGCCGAGGGCGCGGGCCTGATCCTTGATCCGGTCGCGGGTGGTGCCCGCCACCAGCGGACTGTCGCGCAGGGCCAGCGACACCGTGGCCGTCGAAATCCCGAGCGATTCCGCAATGGTCGACAGTTTGACTTTCTGGGCCATCAGCAGTCCCCGCAACGATGATCAGGCAGGAGAGGATTTAAAAATTTTAAATAAGTCTTCTAAATTTAGAAAGCAATCTCCCCATTTGTCATATTCCCCTAAATCTTCTTAGTTTTCATCGTCCGGGAAGACAGACACTGTCGTGGATGCGTCCCCATTTTTCAAATTTTCATCCAGCGCCTTCAAAAGTTTGAGGAGGCTGCGCATTTCCTTGCCGCTGAAGCCGGAGAGCGCCTGGGCGGCGCACTGATCGACAGACTGGCCGATTGCCTCAAGGCTGTTGCGTCCGGTCTCTGTCAGGTAGACCTTGGTCAAGCGCTGGTCCTCATCATCGGCACGCCGCTCGACAAAGCCCTGCTGCTCCATGCGGCCGACGGTGCGGGTCATGGTCGGGGCCTTGACGCCTAGCCGTTGCGCAAGGCCGCCGGGGGTGAGCCCATCCTCTCCCGCCAGCGCCCGCATCACGCCATCCTGTCCGGCATAGAGACCGGCATCGAGCAGGTTGCGCGACAGGGCCGTGCGCATCGAGCGTGCCGCCTGGGTGATCGCCTGCGGCAATTCGGCGACAACTGTGTCCAGCGGCAATTTCTCCCTGGCGTCCTTCTTTTTCCTGTCGTCTTTTTTCTTGCCCACAGGCCCCTCCAGCTGTTTCTATCGACCGCTCTTGTGAACACGGCAGCATGTGTTCACAAGACAACCTTATCCAACACGGCGGGTCTTCGCCAGATGCCTGCGCCGATGCCGCCCGAAAGGTCCCGCCCATTGCCCTCCCGGAACCAGACCCGACCAACCATCGCCCTGCTGCCGCTCGGTGCCCACGAACAGCATGGGCCTCACCTGCCCTTCGAGACGGACAGCCTGATTGCGGAAGGGATTGCCGAACGCCTTCTGAGACAGCTGCCCCGGGAGCTTGCGGTGCGCGTCCTGCCGGTCGAGACCGTCGGCTATTCCATCGAGCATATGGATGTCGCGGGAACACGGACGCTGGACTATGCCGAGGCTGTCGAGCGCTGGCTTTCGATCGCCAGGACGCTGCAGGCTGAAGGCATCGGCAAGCTGGTGCTCCTGAATGCCCATGGTGGCAATTCGCCGCTGCTGACCATCGTGGCGACGGAGGCGCGGATACGTTTCAACATGCTGGTGGTTGCCACCAGCTGGACCCGCTTCGGGATTCCCGAAGACATCATCCGCCCCGAAGACAAGGCCATCGACATCCATGCCGGCGACATCGAGACATCGGTGATGCTGGCGCTGCATCCGGACCGGGTGCGAATGGATCTCGCCCGCAACTTCCCCTCGCGCCAAAGCGAGTTCGAACGCCGCTTCACCCATCTGCGCGCCTATGGCCCGCATGCCTTCGGCTGGAAAATGTCCGACCTCAACCCGGATGGCGCGGCGGGCAATGCCGCCGCAGCCACAGCCGAAAAAGGCGAAAGGCTGATTGCCCAAGCCGTCGGGGGCCTGACGGCGCTGCTGCGGGATGTGGACGCCTTCGACATCCACCAGTTTAGCTGAACCCTCTTTTGCCGGGATCGTTCAGTTTGCCTGATCGTACTGGCGCTGGGCATCGAGGATGAGCGGCATGTTTGCCTCTGCCCACCGGGTGATTTCGGCCACCGTCGAGGCCAGCGTTTGCCCCAGCGGCGTGATTGCATATTCAACGGTGACCGGCACCGTCGGATAGGCCGTGCGGCTGACAAGTCCGTCCCGCTCCAGCTTTTTCAGAACCTGGGAGAGAACCTTCTGGGAAATCCCCTCGATGTCGCGACGCAGCCGGTTGAACCGCATCGTGCCGCCAGCCAGCCGGTTGAGGATGAGGATCGCCCATTTGTCACCGAGCCTGTCGATGACAAGCCGGGTCGGGCAATTTTCCGAATAGACATTGAACGCCAGCGACCT
This region includes:
- a CDS encoding creatininase family protein; this translates as MPSRNQTRPTIALLPLGAHEQHGPHLPFETDSLIAEGIAERLLRQLPRELAVRVLPVETVGYSIEHMDVAGTRTLDYAEAVERWLSIARTLQAEGIGKLVLLNAHGGNSPLLTIVATEARIRFNMLVVATSWTRFGIPEDIIRPEDKAIDIHAGDIETSVMLALHPDRVRMDLARNFPSRQSEFERRFTHLRAYGPHAFGWKMSDLNPDGAAGNAAAATAEKGERLIAQAVGGLTALLRDVDAFDIHQFS
- a CDS encoding helix-turn-helix domain-containing protein; amino-acid sequence: MTSSPQAPPDDRSLAFNVYSENCPTRLVIDRLGDKWAILILNRLAGGTMRFNRLRRDIEGISQKVLSQVLKKLERDGLVSRTAYPTVPVTVEYAITPLGQTLASTVAEITRWAEANMPLILDAQRQYDQAN
- a CDS encoding LacI family DNA-binding transcriptional regulator, translating into MAQKVKLSTIAESLGISTATVSLALRDSPLVAGTTRDRIKDQARALGYIYNRRAASLRTSRSGIVGVVVHDIMNPFYGEILKAIESELDRSRHTFILSNHYDSVDKQRTFIETLLQLGGDGLIVSPAIGTPPEDLRLSEENGMPAILIARSMEGVDMPTFRGDDSYGISLATNHLIGLGHRCIAMIGGTDQTSTGRDRYQGYVNALRKAGIEVDPELRIPGPRSKQGGFEAAVHFLSLQQKPTAAVCWNDLVAIGLMNGIARAGLVPGQDISVTGYDDLEEASIATPALTTVWNGQAEVGRMAARALLDRLDGSHEPDGIHLIKPEMRIRQSTGPIRR
- a CDS encoding EAL domain-containing protein, whose product is MKIQSPNAVPTDVYLSFVSSLFGNRKTLFTGMIVHILTYGAIYAKTRDPFYIWLTAIFMSVCIFRIYWFQQFDAAGKSRLTRLDIANWENRYLWGGVTTTAILGIGSAYAIVFARDQFAILACIAVTLASMVSVVGRNYGSSRAVNLQTLTACLPIMLGFILVMDPFMVAFAALLIPFLLTTRMMANGVRDFLYKNVIASRDMAELVDRFDMALNNMPHGLFMLDANNRILVVNRKACDLLKLGDQDRLKDCDLDLVLRYGARHAFIDGSLPALIHRQLAQLVDGTLSRTLVQYSDDLFLEFSASRRPDGVVVLIFEDVTARVRAERRVLHMVRYDPLTGLPNREFFGETLLENLSRLKGNDLIGLVVLDVDEFKHVNDMKGHVAGDRLLCQIAGRLRAVAGEGALVGRLMGDQFVVCLPGSGSVEDLDARIRQVHGDMRGTYDVDGSQMRISFSGGSLVTPQSQFRMEEWQIKVDLALFEAKFKARGTCASFEQEMDARYIDRQRLKVELRDAVEAGELHLVYQPMYRPDGEVMECCEALSRWIHPERGAIPPTSFIQIAEEMGIVSDITRFVIQQACRDCVTWPGDMAVSVNLSVQDLRNDNIITVVEEALRETGLSPFRLRLEITESCLVEEPATVHNILTALRNKGMVIALDDFGTGFSSLSYLDSLPVDVVKIDRSFVRNICEDSRRLKLLRGTVNLTRELGLKITIEGVETLEQLELINRYQCADLIQGYVFSAAVPAARIALLSTQQAALVPRRLA
- a CDS encoding TRAP transporter large permease subunit, which gives rise to MFDYGILPPLMFVGMVLFMLYGFPVAFSLSAVGLFFGLVGVATGHFDLVFLHSLPFRFFGIISNDLLLAIPFFTLMGAILERCGLAEDLLEGTGKLFGSIPGGLAYAVIVVGAILGAITGTVAASVITMGVISLPVMLRYGYNTRLATGVIAASGTITQVIPPSLVLVVLADQLGKSVGDMYLGAIGPSILQVAIFILYILVLSVMRPHLMPPLPLEARGKLDARLVFRVLAGMIPSIVLIFLVLGTIFIGLATPTEAGALGVVGAMLLAALHGRLTWPLVKQAMQSTMHITSMVVFILIGSTCFSLVFQGMNGSLWIEHMLSGLPGGPIGFLIFVNLFVFVLAFFLDFFEIAFIIIPMLAPVAHNLGIDLVWFGVLLCVNMQTSFMHPPFGFALFYLRSIAPKEVKTSDIYMGALPWVGMQLILVAIVIFWPSSVTYWLDNTPKVDPNSIKIEIPAFGENDKGKSQGLTGLPSLGLPSLNGLPGAPVIGKPAGAPKPAIDLSQPPKT
- a CDS encoding TRAP transporter small permease subunit produces the protein MKSILKLSAAIDAVSQTMGWIAEYMVLACALLSAGNAISRYLFNISSNAMLEIQWYLFAFVVLMGASHTLRRNEHVRVDLIYGSVSDRARLYIDAFGLVLFLIPACLYLAWICWPFFALSLAQGEMSQNAGGLIRWPVKLVLVAGFVLLALQGLSELIKRIAALTGQMQIDTTYEKPLQ
- a CDS encoding MarR family transcriptional regulator — translated: MGKKKDDRKKKDAREKLPLDTVVAELPQAITQAARSMRTALSRNLLDAGLYAGQDGVMRALAGEDGLTPGGLAQRLGVKAPTMTRTVGRMEQQGFVERRADDEDQRLTKVYLTETGRNSLEAIGQSVDQCAAQALSGFSGKEMRSLLKLLKALDENLKNGDASTTVSVFPDDEN
- a CDS encoding TRAP transporter substrate-binding protein; translated protein: MDRRSFIRNAGAAGAGAVAASALAAPAIAEENPKISWRMTSSFPKSLDTIFGGAEDIAKHVSDATGGNFTIQVFAAGEIVPGLQAIDAVTANTVEMAHTANYYYWGKDPSYALATAIPFGLNARLQNAWFYQGNGNSLMNEFFATQGLYGLPAGNTGAQMGGWFRKEINTVDDLKGLKMRIGGMAGKIMQKMGVVPQQIAGGDIYPALEKGAIDACEWVGPYDDQKLGFQKVAKYYYYPGWWEGGPVLHAMVNLDKWNSLPKQYQAVLTDACAYANTNMLARYDMKNPAALKQLVADGAMLRPFSQEILEACYAASLETYAEISAANPTFKKIYEDQLAFKKDAYLWMQLSEYTYDTFMMIQQRAGKL
- a CDS encoding gamma-glutamyl-gamma-aminobutyrate hydrolase family protein; this translates as MSKPIVAVPADIRAFDGTDWHSVQVQYINALVKVADAMAFIIPALEQGNDIDALLDRVDGVMVTGSATNVHPSLYGAEARVEDGPFDPARDATTLPLIRRAVERGIPLLCICRGIQEMNVALGGSLASEIQEQPGIWDHRKPVTPSRDVMYAIRQPVYIKEGSCIARALGTGEIQVNSLHRQAISAIAPRLQVEATAEDGTIEAVSVIDAKGYAVGVQWHPEYWAETDTPSRRLFEDFGRAVRAHVAARSKEFV